CGCCCCGGGACCGTGGACGTTCCCCTGCCTCCAGGCGGGAACCTGGCCGTACCCGTCGAACGCCTGGAGCCCCTGGACGGCGCGGTGCGGGTCACGGTCCTCAAGGACGGCGGCGACGACCCGGACGTGACTCACGGGCACGAGATCCAGGCCGTCGTCCGCGCCAAGCCCGGAGACGGCCCCCTGCGCGTGGTCCTCGACGGGGGCAAGGGCGTGGGCCGCGCCACCTTGCCCGGCCTGCCCGTGGCCGTAGGCGAGGCCGCCATCAACCCCGAGCCGCGCAAGCAGATCGAAGCGGCCGTCCGGCGGGCCGCGAAAGAATTCGGCGGGCGCATCCTGGTGACCATTGAGGTCCCGGAAGGAGAGACCCTGGCCCAAGCGACCATGAACCCGCGTCTGGGCATCGTCGGCGGCATCTCCATCCTCGGCACCCAGGGCATCGTCAAGCCCTACTCTCACGCCTCGTGGAAAGCGACCATCGAGGAGGGCCTGAGCGTGGCCCGGGCCATGGGCCTGGATCACGCGGTCTTCACCACGGGCCGTCGCAGCGAACGGTTCTACCTGGAGCGGCATCCCGACACCCCGCCCCAGGCCCTGATCCAGGCCGCGGACTTCTTCGAATTCGCGTTGCGCGCCGCAGCGGCGCACGGCTTCCGGCGCGTCACCTGGGCCGTGTTCTTCGGCAAGCTGGTCAAGCAGGCCCAGGGGCTCGACTCCACCCACGCCAAGGACCACCCCGTGGACTTCGCCCTGCTGGCCGAGCGCTGCCGCGAGGCGGGCTGCGCCCCGGCCCTGCTTCCGGCCATCCGCGAGGCCAACACCGCCGTGCAGGTTCTGGGCATGCTGCACGACGACCCGGCCTTGAACGGCTTGGTCCATCTATTGGTGGAAAAAGCGCGGGAAGCCGCCGAGGAGCGGACGGGAAAACTGTGCGCGGTCTTGTACACAGTATTCGACTTCGACGGGCGCCCCTTGGCCGAAGTATCCCCCCGCCCGACGCCGTGATCCCGCATGGGCCGTGACGGAATGGCCCCGTTGACCGTCCTGATGAAACAATCCACACCGTTGCCGAACGGCCCGTCTCTCAAGATGGCGTTCTTCGCATACGGCACCTGA
This region of Desulfovibrio sp. Huiquan2017 genomic DNA includes:
- the cbiD gene encoding cobalt-precorrin-5B (C(1))-methyltransferase CbiD codes for the protein MDKPLRTGRTTGTCASAAAMAGVRFLLAGERPGTVDVPLPPGGNLAVPVERLEPLDGAVRVTVLKDGGDDPDVTHGHEIQAVVRAKPGDGPLRVVLDGGKGVGRATLPGLPVAVGEAAINPEPRKQIEAAVRRAAKEFGGRILVTIEVPEGETLAQATMNPRLGIVGGISILGTQGIVKPYSHASWKATIEEGLSVARAMGLDHAVFTTGRRSERFYLERHPDTPPQALIQAADFFEFALRAAAAHGFRRVTWAVFFGKLVKQAQGLDSTHAKDHPVDFALLAERCREAGCAPALLPAIREANTAVQVLGMLHDDPALNGLVHLLVEKAREAAEERTGKLCAVLYTVFDFDGRPLAEVSPRPTP